The following coding sequences are from one Ramlibacter agri window:
- a CDS encoding type I secretion system permease/ATPase, giving the protein MIEGAAPAGGPFPESRERGKEGLELGQTREISSFLERSRSVFVAAAGFSFFVNLLMLVPSLYMMQVYDRVLTSRNVDTLVMLSLLVVCLYGVLALIEWVRAQLLANAGAALDQDLAPRLFEAYVRQRARDKGAAADSAFADAAALRQFLTGTAPFALFDAPWTPVFLVVMWVMHPALAGVAVVGALLLLALAWASHRMGRKSQEQGNALQAANQLAAFGSGRNHEAVLAMGMLGPLRERWLARQRELVDLQADGARRVGVIASASRLIRLLQQTATLAVGAYLVVKGQASPGIMIASSVLTTRALAPLDQGIASWRQFVAARSAWFRLDRLLHQNPPQRERLRLPALEGEVAIEQLTLVPPGAAGPVLANVDFRIKAGMAVAVVGPSGSGKSCLARALTGVWVPASGTVRLDGAAISDWDAAQLGPAVGYLPQSIELLEGTVAENIARFGEQDADEVVAAARAAGIHDLILRLPQGYESPVGQDGLRLSGGQRQRLALARALYGRPKFIVLDEPNSNLDEEGELALKGALAEMKGWGATVVVITHSRSLLAGTDGIVVLKEGRLAVYGPTATVLKQALGPRPVAREAVA; this is encoded by the coding sequence GTGATCGAAGGGGCCGCCCCCGCGGGCGGCCCTTTTCCTGAAAGCCGCGAACGCGGCAAGGAAGGCTTGGAGTTGGGGCAGACAAGGGAAATCAGTTCATTCCTGGAGCGGAGCCGGTCGGTGTTCGTCGCGGCCGCCGGCTTCAGCTTCTTCGTGAACCTGCTGATGCTGGTTCCGTCCCTCTACATGATGCAGGTGTACGACCGCGTGCTCACGTCGCGCAACGTCGATACGCTGGTGATGCTCAGCCTGCTGGTGGTCTGCCTGTACGGGGTACTGGCACTGATCGAGTGGGTACGGGCGCAGTTGCTGGCGAATGCGGGCGCAGCGCTGGACCAGGACCTCGCCCCCCGGCTGTTCGAGGCCTACGTGCGACAGCGTGCCCGCGACAAGGGCGCCGCTGCGGATTCCGCCTTTGCCGACGCGGCCGCCTTGCGCCAGTTCCTGACCGGCACCGCGCCCTTCGCCTTGTTCGACGCGCCCTGGACGCCGGTGTTCCTGGTGGTCATGTGGGTGATGCACCCGGCGCTCGCGGGCGTGGCCGTGGTCGGGGCGCTGCTGCTGCTGGCACTGGCCTGGGCCAGCCACCGCATGGGCAGGAAGTCGCAGGAGCAAGGCAATGCGCTGCAGGCGGCGAACCAGCTGGCCGCCTTCGGCAGCGGGCGCAACCACGAGGCGGTCCTCGCGATGGGCATGCTGGGGCCGCTGCGGGAGCGCTGGCTGGCGCGGCAACGCGAGCTGGTGGACCTGCAGGCCGATGGCGCGCGGCGCGTCGGTGTGATCGCATCGGCCAGCCGGTTGATCCGCTTGCTGCAGCAGACTGCCACCTTGGCGGTCGGCGCCTACCTGGTCGTCAAGGGGCAGGCCTCGCCCGGCATCATGATCGCCTCGTCGGTCCTGACCACCCGCGCGCTCGCCCCGCTGGACCAGGGCATCGCCTCGTGGCGGCAGTTCGTGGCGGCGCGCTCGGCCTGGTTCCGCCTCGACAGGCTGCTGCACCAGAACCCGCCGCAGCGCGAGCGGCTGCGCCTGCCGGCGTTGGAAGGCGAGGTGGCCATCGAGCAGCTCACGCTCGTTCCGCCGGGCGCTGCCGGGCCGGTTCTGGCGAACGTCGATTTCCGGATCAAGGCGGGAATGGCCGTGGCGGTGGTCGGCCCGTCCGGGTCGGGCAAGAGCTGCCTGGCGCGCGCGCTGACCGGCGTCTGGGTGCCGGCCAGCGGCACGGTCCGCCTCGATGGGGCCGCCATCTCCGACTGGGACGCGGCGCAGCTGGGCCCGGCGGTCGGCTACCTGCCACAAAGCATCGAACTGCTGGAAGGCACCGTCGCCGAAAACATCGCGCGCTTCGGCGAACAGGACGCGGACGAAGTGGTGGCCGCGGCCAGGGCGGCCGGCATCCATGATCTCATCCTGCGGCTGCCACAGGGTTACGAGAGCCCGGTGGGGCAGGACGGGCTGCGCCTGTCCGGCGGCCAGCGCCAGCGCCTCGCGCTGGCTCGCGCGTTGTATGGCCGGCCGAAGTTCATCGTGCTGGACGAGCCCAACTCGAACCTGGACGAGGAGGGCGAGCTCGCGCTGAAGGGAGCGCTGGCCGAGATGAAGGGCTGGGGAGCGACCGTCGTGGTCATCACCCACAGCCGCTCGCTGCTGGCCGGCACGGACGGCATCGTGGTGCTGAAGGAGGGCCGGCTCGCTGTGTACGGGCCAACCGCCACGGTGCTGAAGCAGGCCTTGGGCCCG